Genomic DNA from Peribacillus sp. FSL H8-0477:
ATTTTGGTTTGACAGCGCGGTTTTCAAGGCATGTTCAGCCTGACCGTTTAATAAATCAAAACCAAATTTTGAATCTTCCTGACCTGTCAGAATATAATCATGTGTATGAGCTTCAATTCCCGGTGTTACCCGCAGCAGAATATTAACCTTTTGGTCTCGAGTTCTACAAAGCGTTTCAAGTAATTCAAGCTCCGAGAAATTATCGACCACAATACAACCGACGTTTGTATCAAGAGCCATGATTAATTCTTCTTCACTTTTATTATTGCCATGGAAATGAATCCGTTCAACCGGGAATCCTGCTTTTAAAGCCGTATAAAGTTCTCCCCCCGAAACAACATCGAGTGACAAACCTTCTTCCTCTGCTAACTGAATCATTGCAATAGAAGAAAAAGCTTTACTTGCATAAGCCACCTGTGCCGTAACGCCGAGATCCTCAAATGTTTGTTTAAAGCCCCTAGCCCGTTCTCTAATTAACGTCACATCATAGACATAAAGAGGCGTGCCGTATTCTGCAGCAAGATCTACTGTATCAACGCCGCCGATTTCTAAATGCCCTTGTTCATTTACTCGTTCAGTTCCATAGAAGTGCATATTCCCTCTCCCTTTCTTGAAAAAGGTATCTAAATAAATGAGGCAGACTAGAAAGAGTCCGCTCCTTTTGTAAAGGGAATCTTTTTACCCCTTCCATCAACCTCATATTGTGTAATTTAGCCTTTTAACGCTTTATTTGAATAAATTTAAAATTACCACAACTTTTCGACAACATCAATACAAAATCCTACTTCGTCTGCCGATACTTATTCTGCGGATGGACCACACTTGGTCTAATTCTTGAACCAGGTAGTGTCCTTCTTATTAAGATATGCGACAAGGCCTTAGGACGAAATGGGATAAATGGCCAAAGATATGGTGTATTCAATGATTTTATACTTGCCAGCATAATTAAAAACAAGGTCATTCCTCCAACTAAGCCAGGCAAATGGAAGATTGCGACCAGTAAAAGAATCACTAAACGGGCAATTTTATTTGCTACACCAAGCTCTAAACTCGGGGTTACAAAGGTTCCTATTGTGGCGACTGATACATACAGAATAACCTCTGGTACAAATAATCCGACATCTATCGCAATTTGACCAATTAATACGGCAGCAATTAACCCCATTGCAGTCGACAGAGGGGTAGGTGTATGAATGGCGGCCATTCTGAGAAATTCGATTCCGATTTCAGCGATGAACAGTTGAACAATGATTGGGATATTCGTGTGTTCACTAGGCCCGATAAACGCAAGTTTTTCAGGAAGCAGTGAAGGTTCTACAACAAACAAAAACCAGATAGGCAATAGAAAAAGAGATGCGATAATCCCTAAAAATCTAACCCATCTAACCATCGTACCTACAGCAGGAGACTGCCGATATTCCTCTGCATGCTGCATGTGATGAAAGATGGTCGTAGGAGTAATGATAACGCTTGGCGAGGTATCAACGATAATAATGACATGGCCCTCTAAAAGATGTGCTGCTGCGACATCGGGTCGTTCTGTATAGCGCACAAGTGGATAAGGGTTATATCCTTGTTTAACAATAAATTCTTCAATCGTTTTATCAGCCATCGGCAGTCCGTCCATATCAATGGCTTCTAATTCTTTACGGATGACGTCAATTAAATCTGGATCAGCAATATCTTTAATATACCCAATAGAGATATCCGTTTTTGAACGTTCCCCTACCTTCAGCATTTCAAAACGCAGATTCTCATCACGAATTCTGCGTCTCGTTAACGCGGTATTCAGAATGATATTTTCTACGTACCCATCGCGTGATCCCCGGACGACTTTTTCTGTATCCGGCTCTTCCGGACTTCTCCCTGGATAACTTCTCACATCCACGACTAAGGCAATCGGTGTACCATCAACGATAACAGCGATTAGACCAGACAAGACCTGATCAACCATTTCATCTAGTGTTTCAACTCGGCTGACCGATTGGTTCACCAATCTATTTTCTATAATCTCAAAAACTTTCGCCTTATTCGTTTCTTTATCATTAATTGTAACAAGCTGACTAAGAATATCCGTAATGAAACTCGTTTCACAAAGCCCATTGACATAATACATTTGAATATCCGTTTTTAAGATAACAAACTTGCGGACACCCAGGTCAAAGCTGGTTCCCAGTCCGACATTTTTTTTGAAATAAGCTTCTACTTGATCTGCGTCCTTATAAATCTTCGTCTTGTTCTCGTTTTCCGAACTCACGATACCCGCTCCTTTCTAAAATAAGTTCCACCGCTAACCTGGTAATGGGTGCTCCTTTACGATAATCGTCCCTGCTTGCCATTTTCCCAATGTCTCCGATTCCAACAACCAACGGTGCATGTAAGTCATCAATACAGTACACTGTGTCTCCCGTAATTCTTCCAAGTTCAAATTCAGCTGTGCCATTTTTATCGACGCCTTGAGGAGTTAAATTCCCTTCTCGATCAATACTTACATCCACTCTTGTCCACTCTGCGTGTCTAGTCCTTGATGCAACAGCGATAATCCCAAGAACTTCAATTCCTTCATCAAGAGCCACATAGCGCATCGCTGTTTCACCTGCTCCTTCACCGACAATTCCACTATCATCAAACATAACTAAAACAGGATCATAGGGCGTCTTCTTGATCATTCTGACTAATTCGGCACCCGAATGAACCGATGGATTTCCATATGACATTGAAATACATCGACCGCCAATCTCCTTCGCCACAAGCTCTACCACTCGCTTTGCATATTCATCACCATCTGTAATTAAGATTACTTTTCTTTTTGCATCCATCAACTTGTTCCTTTCAGCACTTTGTTATAAATCGACAAAATAGAGCCATTGAAACAATGAACCGGCCACTTTTCCTAGTACAAGGGCCATCACCAAATGAATCACTTTATCCTGAAGCCCAATGCGTTTTGAAAGAATCGGAAAAACATTAATAACCTCCGTAAGCGCAGCTGCCAGCATTCCATTAAAAATCCCATCCGCCAGTCCGATTGGCAGCAGGATATACGCATGTATGTAAAACGATACACCTTGTAATTCGTTCCATCCAAAGAACACGATCCCTAAAACGATGGCCGCTTCATAGGCCGGAAGCCTCTTTTCTGTTTTGGTGAGCTGAGCAAGCCTTGGGAGAACTCCTAGCACAGTTAGGAAGGCTACAAACCCAGCACCCACGGACAGACCACCAGCAAGTCCGACAAACATACAGAAGAGAATACTACCTGTCATCAAGATGCCTAATACTTTCCTTATTTTCATGCATAATTACGTATTGATCGAGGTCTTGCTGGTAGTTGAAAATTTCAACCTCAAGCGGACTTGGTTCTTCATTAAACCTTTTTTTAAAGAATTGATTAAAGAAGAGAATCATTCCAAGTCCTAAGCCAAAACTATAGGGAATTTGGATAAGCAGAGGCTTCGTATCCTCCCTTCCTGTAATCATCTTGAATAATTTTTGATGTACTTCTTGCATACTGACATCCACATGAAAGTTCATAATAGTGATGCCTGCCCCTATAAATAAAAGAAACCAAACGGCTAGAAAAGATAGAATGGAGAATCTTCTTTTCTCATAAATAACTTCAATAATCGTTTGTGCTGGTCCAAGGGTTTGCACTTCAATGGTTGGATCCACATTACGGATACATTGAATCATATGGATAAGATCGATAATGATGATATTGTTATCCGCTCTCGATACCTTTAACAGTTTCGTTTGTTCTAAGGTCTTAACAATATCGTCCGGACCTATAATTCGGGCAACATCTTTTACGAATAATTCTTGCTCTTGACGAACATGTACCCTGTTTCTCATACGAACATAGACTAGTTCCATACATTTCACACTCCGCCCATTGATTTCCGTATAAAACTAGTATGGATTGCGAAGACAAGGAACATACAAGGCACTTTACAAAGTGTAAAAATTCCCATAAAAAAAAGCTGTCCCTGCAGGTCATGTAAAACATGATCTGCAGGGACAGCCGATTCTATATACTTAAGTCGTTGGGAAAAAAATCATTTGAAGAAGGAAGATTACACCGAATACTAAAATTAATGGATGAACTTCTTTCCATTTTCCACTGACAATTTTCAATAAGGGATAGGTAATGAACCCAATTGCAATCCCTGTGGAGATACTAGAAGTCAACGGCATCACCAGGATAATCGCAAAAGCAGGAAATGCTTCATCAAGTTTCATCCAATCAATCTTAGATAGACCAACCATCATGAAACTGCCGACAATAATTAACACTGGAGCTGTAATTGACGGCAATCCCGAAATTGCGCTGATCAGCGGAGAGAAAAAGGCGGTTATTGCAAAGAGAATAGCAATGACAATAGCCGTTAATCCAGTTCGTCCTCCCGCCGTAACACCAGCGGTTGATTCCACATAAGCTGTGGAAGGACTTGTTCCAAACAGCGAACCGACAGTCGTTGCTACCGCATCGCCAAGGAAAGCGGTTTTAGCGTTTGGAAGTTTCCCATCTTTCATTAAACCAGCTTGTTCCGTTACACCAATCATCGTACCCGTTGTATCAAAAATAGTGACAAGTAAAAAGGCAAATACAACCGCATATAAACTGTTTGAGAATACACCAGAAATATCAATGTCTAAGAAGACTGGTGCTGGTGGTGTTGACACGACATCAGTAAACTGAAGCATGTTGAAGAAATAACCAATAACTGCCGTAACCAGCATTCCAAGGAACAATGCCCCTTTAACATTCCTTGCCATCAAGATAAGAGTAATAAATAAGCCAACAATCGATAAAACCGCTATAGGCGAACTTAGGTCACCTAAGGAAACAAACGTTTCCTTATTTGGAACAATAATTTGACTATTTCTTAACCCCATAAACGCAATAAATAGCCCAATACCAGACGTAATACCATATTTAAGCGAATTAGGGATCGCTAAAATAATCATTTCACGAAGCTTTGTAACACTTAATAATAAAAATAGAAGACCTGCAATAAAGACGGTACCTAATACAATTTGATAAGAAAGTCCTTGTGTACCGACAACACTTGCAAAGTATGCATTTAACCCCATACCCGGTGCTACAGCAATTGGGTACTTAGCGAAAATACCCATGATTAAGGTACCTATGACAGCGGATATAATCGTTGCCATAAACACCTGATCAAAAGGTATTCCGGCAGATTTAAGGATAGCGGGATTCACAATTATAATATAAACCATTGTAAAAAAAGTTGTAAACCCTGCAATTAACTCGGTTCGGATAGTCGTTCCATGTTCTTTCAGGGAAAAATATTTCTCAAGCATCTTAATACCTCCACATTTTCAAAAAAGCGAATAAAATCAACAGCATTTCTTATAATATTCGTTTTTCCATGTTATTTCAACTAAAATCTATCATATTTTTATATTTTTTTAACAAAAGAGGCCATTTTGACTGCGAAGCCGCTTTCATTCTTCATTAGTATTGCTTAGACAGCAAAAGTAATGCTTGTTACGTGATTTTTCAGAAATATTTTTAAGTTCAATCATTGACATATGTACACAAAAAAGAACACATGAATCATCGATTCATGTGTTCTTTCATTTGCTGTAAGATTTTTTTTTCAAGCCGTGAAACTTGAACCTGTGAAATACCGAGCCGACCGGCAACCTCAGATTGGGTTTGATCTTTATAGTAGCGTAAATAAACGATTAGCCTTTCCCGTTCATCTAACTCCTCTATGGCTTCTTTTAAGGTGATTTTATCAAACCATTTTGTATCATTATTGTCGGCCATTTGATCCAGCAAGGTAATGGGATCACCGTCATTTTCATAAACGGTTTCATGGATGGATGAAGGTGTCCTGCTCGCTTCTTGAGCAAGAATCACTTCTTCAGGAGTCAACTCTAGAAATTCGGCAAGTTCGTTAACAGTTGGTACTCTTCCAAAATTTTTGGAAAGCTCTTCTTTAGCACGGCGAATTTTATTGGCCATTTCTTTTAATGACCGGCTCACCTTTACTGTTCCGTCGTCACGGATAAAACGTTGAATTTCGCCAATAATCATAGGAACTGCATAAGTTGAAAACTTGACCTCGAATGATAAATCGAACTTATCGACGGATTTCAGAAGTCCAATACAGCCAATCTGATATAAATCATCAGGCTCATATCCTCTATTAAGGAAACGTTGAACAACAGACCATACCAGTCTCAAATTACTTTGGACAATCAGGTCCCTCGCAGCCTGATCACCGCTCTGACTGCTCTGAATTAACCGCCGTAATTCATCATCCTTCAAATGGGTTTGTTTCTTCTTATTTTTAACCTCCACATCCATATGCAAATCTCCCTTAATTGCACACTTTACTTTTGGTTAAGTGCTTTTTTAAACGAATGATTGTTCCTTCGCCTTTATGGGAAATGACATGCATCTCGTCCATGAAATTTTCCATGATTGTGAAGCCCATACCGGAGCGTTCAAGCTCAGGCTTTGTTGTATAAAGCGGCTGTGTGGCTTCTCCGACATCATCTATACCGAGACCCTCATCTCGGAAAATTATTTCAACTACATCGCCTTCAATCATGACTGAGATATAGACCATACCGTTCGGATCATTTTCATAACCGTGAATAATTGAATTTGTTACGGCTTCAGACACAACTGTCTGAATCTCAGTCAGTTCATCCAAGGCAGGATCCAGCTGAGCAATGAACGCGGCTACTGTCACTCTGGCAAAGGACTCGTTTTGGCTTAATGCGGTAAATTTAATTTCCATGTTATTTTTCATGGTTAGGCAACCCCCAATCTTTGTAAAGCGTTTTCCTCAGAAAGTTCCAGCTTAATAATCTTAAACAACCCGGACATCTCAAATAGTCGCTTTATCGTTGGGGAAATTGCACACACAACCATTTCACCCTTCTTTTCCTTAATTTGCTTATAGCGTCCTAGAATGACTCCTAGTCCTGAACTATCCATAAAGGAAAGCCCCCCGAGGTTTAAAATAATATGCTGAATGTTATGCTTTATAATCGCGGATTCAGCCTGTTTTCTTAATTTTTCTGCCGTATGATGATCTAATTCTCCCTTTAAGCGTATGCATAGGACTCGATCCTTTGCTTCCATATCAATGATAAGACTCACAATATACAGCCTCCTTATCTGTCGTTATAGAAGTCAAATTCTCCTTTTGTCCAATAGAATCCTTCTCTCTGGCAAAACTAGTGTCCTTTCGCTGAAAAAAGTTTATATACGCATTCTTTTGACAAATTATGCTAATTGGTTTGTGTGAACATTCCAAAAACCCGTTTATACAGCTCCCACCAGCTTGCTTTTTCAATCTTTTCCTTTGCTACGATTGGGGATTCAACGACCAGCTTCCCATCTTTGATAATTTTCAGCTTACCAATTTCTTCTCCTTTAGCAATTGGTGCCTTTATCTGTTTGTCCATTTCGATACTTCTCGTAAAATCCTTTGCTAATCCGCCTTTTTTAGTCAATACAGAGATGGGTTCACTTGTAACGCCTGTGACAGTCTTTTTACTGCCTTTACTTACTGGTGCTTTTTTTAGTATTACGCCTCTTTCATAGAGGGGATGGGTCATATATTGCGAGAAGGCGTAATCGAGCATTTTTGTCACCTGTGCATTACGAGTCTTTGGATTCGGCGCACCAAACACAACGGCAATCACGCGCATATTCCCTTTTTTCGCTGTAGCCGTCAAGCAATATTTTGCTTCATTTGTATAGCCTGTTTTTAATCCATCAACACCTGGATAAAATTTCACCAATCGGTTGGTGTTTACAAGCCAGAACTTTTTGTCGGTATCTTCACGCAGGTAGGATTCATAAACTCCTGTAAAGTTTGTAATCTTTTCATATTTAAGTAATTCCTTTGCCATAATCGACATATCATGTGCTGTGCTGTAGTGATCCTCTACAGGTAAGCCAGTAGGGTTTTGAAATTTTGTGTTTTTCAATCCCAACTGTTTAACCTTTTCATTCATTTTTTTAACGAAGCCTTCTTCTGAACCACCTAGTCTTTCAGCCATTGCCATTGATGCGTCATTCGCAGATCCAATTGAGATTCCCTGAAGCATCTGCTCCGTTGTCATTTCCTCTCCTGGTTCTAGAAAAATTTGTGATCCACCCATTGAGGCAGCATAATCACTTGTTCGAATTTTCTCATCAAACTTTAAATCTCCTTTATCAATGGCCTCCATGATCAACAGCATCGTCATAATCTTAGTCATACTTGCCGGAGGGAGTTTTTCTTGTGAGTTCTTTTCATATAAAACAGTCCCGGTATCTCTTTCTATTAATATCGCCGATTTTGCACTATCAGCCAATTCAACGCCTTTTTCTTCAGCTGCCTTAACAGGTGATACCACGCTAAAGCTCATTACAATGATGCACAGAGAAAGAATACGCTTCATCTCTAAACCTCCATTCGTTATAGAAACATCATTTCCAATAAACCCATTTTTATACAATAAAAACCGGAATATTGCATTCCTGTTTCAAGCCTTAGTTCTAAGTTTAGAGATAAAACATCTATGTAGTTTTAAGCAAAAAAAAAAGCCAATTTCCAGAGATAGAATGAAACATTCTATCTTAGGAAATTGGCTATACATAATCTCATTCAGTAATTGATTGATGAATCAATACAGGTTTTTCAACTTTCTCATTTGAAAGGATAATGTTTTCATATAATTTCTCTTTTACTGCCGACACATCTTCAAAGTTACTGTAAATCGTTACAAGTGAATCACCTTTTTTAACTTGATCACCAATTTTTTTACGTAACATCAAACCTGCTGCCAAGTCTATAACTGAATCTTTCGTAGCGCGTCCTGCACCAAGAATCATTGCAGCTGTACCTACTTCATCAGCAACGATTTCAGAAACATATCCATCTTCCTTCGCTTCCAGCTCAAACGTATATTTTGCTTGTGGAAGTTCTTCCGGACGGTCTACCACAGATGCATCGCCGCCTTGTGCTGCAAGGAAGACTTTGAATGATTCAAGTGCACTTCCATCTGCAATAGCTTTTTCAAGCATAGCACGTGCTTCTTCTAATGAATCCGCTTTTTTAGCCAGATAAACCATGTTGCTGCCAAGCGTTAGTGATAGTTCAGTTAAATCTTCTGGACCTTCACCTTTTAAAGTATCAATCGCTTCTTTCACTTCTAGCGCGTTTCCGATAGCATATCCAAGCGGTTGGCTCATATCAGAGATAATTGCCATAGTTTGACGACCGACATTGTTACCAATGCTCACCATCGCTTTTGCTAGTGCTACTGAATCATCAATCGTTTTCATAAATGCTCCTGCACCTGTTTTAACATCAAGAACAATTGCATCTGCACCTGCAGCAATTTTCTTACTCATGATTGAGCTTGAAATTAAAGCGATACTATCAACTGTCGCAGTAACATCGCGTAATGCATAAAGTTTCTTATCTGCAGGCGTTAAGTTACCACTTTGGCCAATTACAGCTAGTTTATTTTTGTTTACTAAACGAATGAATTCATCATTTTCAATTTCAACATGGAAACCTTCAACTGATTCAAGTTTATCAATTGTACCACCTGTATGCCCAAGTCCACGGCCAGACATTTTAGCTACCGGTACACCAACTGCTGCTACCAACGGTCCAAGTACTAACGTTGTTGTATCACCAACTCCGCCTGTACTATGTTTATCTACCTTAATACCTTCAATTGCAGTTAAATCGATAGTATCTCCAGAATTAACCATCGCCATTGTAAGGTCTGCACGCTCTTGTTCGTTCATTCCTTTAAAATAAATAGCCATGGAAAGAGCACTCATTTGATAATCTGGAATTGTACCTTCAGTGAAACCATCAATAATGAACTGAATTTCTTCTTTAGTTAATACATATCCATCACGTTTTTTTGCAATTAAGTCTACCATTCTCATTAGTAAGCCACCACTTTTTCTTTAAATTTGTATGTCTGATTTTGAAAGGACTTAAATCTTTTCTACAATTTGTTTAATAAAGCTCTTGAAACTAACTTTTACTAGTTCAGTCGTTTCAATCACCTCTTCATGTGACAACGGTTGATCAAGGATTCCTGCAGCCATATTTGTGATACAGGAAATTCCTAATACTTCCATACCACAATGCCCGGCTACAATTACTTCAGGAACAGTGGACATTCCCACTGCATCTCCGCCAATTGCACGTGCAAAGCGGATTTCAGCAGGGGTTTCATAAGTTGGCCCCGTGTTACCAACATACACGCCTTCTTTTAACTTTAGTTCAAGATCAGCGGCTACTTCTTTCGCTTTCATACGCAGTGATTTACTGTAGGCCTCTGACATATCCGGGAATCGTGGTCCAAATCGTTCATCATTGGCTCCGATTAGCGGATTCGTTCCCATATTATTAATATGATCTGTAATAATCATTAAATCTCCCGGCTTAAATGCTTCATTTACACCACCGGCAGCATTCGTAACGACTAATTTTTCCACACCGAGCAGCTTCATAACCCGGACTGGGAAGGTAACCATGTCCATATTGTAGCCTTCATAGAAATGAAAACGACCCTGCATTGCTACAACTTTTTTCCCGCTTAGCTCACCAATAATTAGTTTACCGGCATGTCCTGAAACAGTTGAAACCGGAAACTCAGGAATCTCTTCATAAGCTAGAACAACTGGGTTTTCGATATCGTCTGCTAAAACACCGAGTCCCGACCCTAAAATCAGGCCAATTTCAGGCGTTCCATTGATTTTGCTCCGTATAAAGGATGCAGCTTTTTCAAGGTTTTCATACATAGCAACCACTCCTTATTTAAGATCAGTTAAGATATTCTTACCGTATACAGGCATCTTCACATTGAAGTTAGCTGCAACCGTTGCACCGATATCTGCAAAGGTATCTCTAATCGGCAATTCTTGTCCTTGCTCAAAACGTTTTGAGTACATAAGTAACGGAACGTATTCTCTTGTATGATCTGTTCCTGCATGGGTTGGATCGTTCCCATGATCGGCAGTAATGATGACTAAGTCATCTTCGGTTACTTTTTCCATCACTTCGGCCATTCTCTCATCGAATTCTTCTAGTGCTTTACCATAACCTTCTGGATCGCGACGATGTCCAAATAAGGCATCGAAATCAACTAAATTCAAGAAGCTTAAGCCAGTGAAGTCCTGATCGATGGTCTGTAACAATTTGTCCATACCATCCATATTAGAGACTGTTCTCAACGATTCAGTTACACCTTCACCATCAAAAATATCAGAAATCTTCCCAATCGCTAATACGTCAAATCCACTGTCTTTCAGCTCGTCCATAACCGTACGATTGAATGGTTTCAAGGCGTAGTCATGACGATTTGATGTCCGTTTGAAGTTACCCGGTTCACCAAGGAATGGTCTAGCAATAACCCGTCCCACTTTGAATTGATCCTGCATGGTAAGTTCTCGAGCTATTTCACAAATTTTATATAGTTCCTCTAATGGGACTACTTCCTCGTGCGCAGCAATCTGTAATACAGAGTCAGCCGACGTATAGACAATCAGTGCTCCCGTTTTCAGATGTTCAGCACCCATTTCATCAAGAATTTCTG
This window encodes:
- a CDS encoding spore germination protein; protein product: MSSENENKTKIYKDADQVEAYFKKNVGLGTSFDLGVRKFVILKTDIQMYYVNGLCETSFITDILSQLVTINDKETNKAKVFEIIENRLVNQSVSRVETLDEMVDQVLSGLIAVIVDGTPIALVVDVRSYPGRSPEEPDTEKVVRGSRDGYVENIILNTALTRRRIRDENLRFEMLKVGERSKTDISIGYIKDIADPDLIDVIRKELEAIDMDGLPMADKTIEEFIVKQGYNPYPLVRYTERPDVAAAHLLEGHVIIIVDTSPSVIITPTTIFHHMQHAEEYRQSPAVGTMVRWVRFLGIIASLFLLPIWFLFVVEPSLLPEKLAFIGPSEHTNIPIIVQLFIAEIGIEFLRMAAIHTPTPLSTAMGLIAAVLIGQIAIDVGLFVPEVILYVSVATIGTFVTPSLELGVANKIARLVILLLVAIFHLPGLVGGMTLFLIMLASIKSLNTPYLWPFIPFRPKALSHILIRRTLPGSRIRPSVVHPQNKYRQTK
- a CDS encoding stage V sporulation protein AE, coding for MDAKRKVILITDGDEYAKRVVELVAKEIGGRCISMSYGNPSVHSGAELVRMIKKTPYDPVLVMFDDSGIVGEGAGETAMRYVALDEGIEVLGIIAVASRTRHAEWTRVDVSIDREGNLTPQGVDKNGTAEFELGRITGDTVYCIDDLHAPLVVGIGDIGKMASRDDYRKGAPITRLAVELILERSGYREFGKREQDEDL
- a CDS encoding stage V sporulation protein AB produces the protein MTGSILFCMFVGLAGGLSVGAGFVAFLTVLGVLPRLAQLTKTEKRLPAYEAAIVLGIVFFGWNELQGVSFYIHAYILLPIGLADGIFNGMLAAALTEVINVFPILSKRIGLQDKVIHLVMALVLGKVAGSLFQWLYFVDL
- a CDS encoding stage V sporulation protein AA; translation: MELVYVRMRNRVHVRQEQELFVKDVARIIGPDDIVKTLEQTKLLKVSRADNNIIIIDLIHMIQCIRNVDPTIEVQTLGPAQTIIEVIYEKRRFSILSFLAVWFLLFIGAGITIMNFHVDVSMQEVHQKLFKMITGREDTKPLLIQIPYSFGLGLGMILFFNQFFKKRFNEEPSPLEVEIFNYQQDLDQYVIMHENKESIRHLDDR
- a CDS encoding NCS2 family permease; the protein is MLEKYFSLKEHGTTIRTELIAGFTTFFTMVYIIIVNPAILKSAGIPFDQVFMATIISAVIGTLIMGIFAKYPIAVAPGMGLNAYFASVVGTQGLSYQIVLGTVFIAGLLFLLLSVTKLREMIILAIPNSLKYGITSGIGLFIAFMGLRNSQIIVPNKETFVSLGDLSSPIAVLSIVGLFITLILMARNVKGALFLGMLVTAVIGYFFNMLQFTDVVSTPPAPVFLDIDISGVFSNSLYAVVFAFLLVTIFDTTGTMIGVTEQAGLMKDGKLPNAKTAFLGDAVATTVGSLFGTSPSTAYVESTAGVTAGGRTGLTAIVIAILFAITAFFSPLISAISGLPSITAPVLIIVGSFMMVGLSKIDWMKLDEAFPAFAIILVMPLTSSISTGIAIGFITYPLLKIVSGKWKEVHPLILVFGVIFLLQMIFFPTT
- the sigF gene encoding RNA polymerase sporulation sigma factor SigF → MDVEVKNKKKQTHLKDDELRRLIQSSQSGDQAARDLIVQSNLRLVWSVVQRFLNRGYEPDDLYQIGCIGLLKSVDKFDLSFEVKFSTYAVPMIIGEIQRFIRDDGTVKVSRSLKEMANKIRRAKEELSKNFGRVPTVNELAEFLELTPEEVILAQEASRTPSSIHETVYENDGDPITLLDQMADNNDTKWFDKITLKEAIEELDERERLIVYLRYYKDQTQSEVAGRLGISQVQVSRLEKKILQQMKEHMNR
- the spoIIAB gene encoding anti-sigma F factor produces the protein MKNNMEIKFTALSQNESFARVTVAAFIAQLDPALDELTEIQTVVSEAVTNSIIHGYENDPNGMVYISVMIEGDVVEIIFRDEGLGIDDVGEATQPLYTTKPELERSGMGFTIMENFMDEMHVISHKGEGTIIRLKKHLTKSKVCN
- the spoIIAA gene encoding anti-sigma F factor antagonist, which produces MSLIIDMEAKDRVLCIRLKGELDHHTAEKLRKQAESAIIKHNIQHIILNLGGLSFMDSSGLGVILGRYKQIKEKKGEMVVCAISPTIKRLFEMSGLFKIIKLELSEENALQRLGVA
- a CDS encoding D-alanyl-D-alanine carboxypeptidase family protein translates to MKRILSLCIIVMSFSVVSPVKAAEEKGVELADSAKSAILIERDTGTVLYEKNSQEKLPPASMTKIMTMLLIMEAIDKGDLKFDEKIRTSDYAASMGGSQIFLEPGEEMTTEQMLQGISIGSANDASMAMAERLGGSEEGFVKKMNEKVKQLGLKNTKFQNPTGLPVEDHYSTAHDMSIMAKELLKYEKITNFTGVYESYLREDTDKKFWLVNTNRLVKFYPGVDGLKTGYTNEAKYCLTATAKKGNMRVIAVVFGAPNPKTRNAQVTKMLDYAFSQYMTHPLYERGVILKKAPVSKGSKKTVTGVTSEPISVLTKKGGLAKDFTRSIEMDKQIKAPIAKGEEIGKLKIIKDGKLVVESPIVAKEKIEKASWWELYKRVFGMFTQTN
- a CDS encoding pyrimidine-nucleoside phosphorylase, coding for MRMVDLIAKKRDGYVLTKEEIQFIIDGFTEGTIPDYQMSALSMAIYFKGMNEQERADLTMAMVNSGDTIDLTAIEGIKVDKHSTGGVGDTTTLVLGPLVAAVGVPVAKMSGRGLGHTGGTIDKLESVEGFHVEIENDEFIRLVNKNKLAVIGQSGNLTPADKKLYALRDVTATVDSIALISSSIMSKKIAAGADAIVLDVKTGAGAFMKTIDDSVALAKAMVSIGNNVGRQTMAIISDMSQPLGYAIGNALEVKEAIDTLKGEGPEDLTELSLTLGSNMVYLAKKADSLEEARAMLEKAIADGSALESFKVFLAAQGGDASVVDRPEELPQAKYTFELEAKEDGYVSEIVADEVGTAAMILGAGRATKDSVIDLAAGLMLRKKIGDQVKKGDSLVTIYSNFEDVSAVKEKLYENIILSNEKVEKPVLIHQSITE
- a CDS encoding purine-nucleoside phosphorylase; the encoded protein is MYENLEKAASFIRSKINGTPEIGLILGSGLGVLADDIENPVVLAYEEIPEFPVSTVSGHAGKLIIGELSGKKVVAMQGRFHFYEGYNMDMVTFPVRVMKLLGVEKLVVTNAAGGVNEAFKPGDLMIITDHINNMGTNPLIGANDERFGPRFPDMSEAYSKSLRMKAKEVAADLELKLKEGVYVGNTGPTYETPAEIRFARAIGGDAVGMSTVPEVIVAGHCGMEVLGISCITNMAAGILDQPLSHEEVIETTELVKVSFKSFIKQIVEKI
- the deoB gene encoding phosphopentomutase translates to MREDKAFKRIFVIVMDSVGIGEAPDAEEFGDKGSDTLGHIAERMNGLKMPNLGKLGLSNIRQIKGIEKAAAPQAYFTKMKEASNGKDTMTGHWEIMGLNISTPFQVFPDGFPELLIHELEAKTGRPVIGNKPASGTEILDEMGAEHLKTGALIVYTSADSVLQIAAHEEVVPLEELYKICEIARELTMQDQFKVGRVIARPFLGEPGNFKRTSNRHDYALKPFNRTVMDELKDSGFDVLAIGKISDIFDGEGVTESLRTVSNMDGMDKLLQTIDQDFTGLSFLNLVDFDALFGHRRDPEGYGKALEEFDERMAEVMEKVTEDDLVIITADHGNDPTHAGTDHTREYVPLLMYSKRFEQGQELPIRDTFADIGATVAANFNVKMPVYGKNILTDLK